The region ACTTTCAACATTAATTCCAAGGGGGATATTGACCGGGTCTCGGCGCCATTTGAACTTGCCACGCCGGAGATTGTATTCACGAGGAAACCGTCGCAGGAGATGAAAAGCGCCGCCTTTCTGTCTCAATTTGTCGGCGAATATGAATTGAGCGGGCAATCTATCAAAGTTGAACTCAAAGGAGATACACTCTTGACTTTGACCATTACGGGACAGCCGACTTATGAGCTGCTTCCTTACAAAGGGTATGAATTCACACTAAAAGAGGTTACCGGCGTAAGTGTGGAGTTCAAGCCGGGGAAAGAGGGAAAGGCGATTCAGGCGGTCTTCAAACAGCCGAACGGGACATTCATCGCCGAGAGAAAGAAATAGTTCTTAATAATGTCAGCGACAGCAATTTGAATTATGATATTATCCTTTTCACGCCCCGGCTCTGGCTGGGGCGTGAATCAGCCAATATTGCAGCCGCCGAATTTATCGGATGAGGGGAGATATAAAGGACTTGACGAGGCCGAATCTTCCTTCGATATTCCCCCTCAATGATTATATGAACAATACTTTGCCGCAATGATAGAGTTCGCTCAGAGTGGAGTGCAAACTTACTGGTGGCTTCCCACGCTGGTGGCTTTCTGTATCTCCAGCCTGACTTCGACCGGCGGCGTTTCAGGGGCGGTGCTGATTCTCCCCTTTCAGGTCAGTTTTCTCAGTTTCGGTGGTCCGGCGGTAAGCCCGACCAATCTTCTATATAATATTGTGGCTATTCCCAGCGGGGTCTATCGCTACTACCGGGAGAAAAGAATGGTCTGGCCCCTGACCTGGACTATAATAATCGGCACCTTGCCGGGTATAATCGCCGGGGCGATAATTCGAATCAAATATCTTCCCGACCCCCGCGCTTTCAAGCTTTTCGCCGGGCTGGTGCTTTTATACGTGGGAATGAGGTTACTCCTTGATCTTTTCAAGAAGAAGCAAGAAAGTGCGAAAGGGAATGGGAATGCCGATTTCAATGTTAAGCCGCTGGAATTCAATCTAAGGCGAATCGGCTATGAGTTCAATGGACAGCCTTACTATGCCTCGACGGTCGGACTTTTCATCCTGAGTCTGATTGTGGGGATAATCGGAGGGACCTATGGCATCGGGGGTGGCGCCATAATCGCGCCGTTCCTGGTCACAATGTTCCGACTGCCGGTTCATTCCGTGGCGGGCGCGGCGCTTCTTGGAACTTTTATAACCTCCGTATTCGGCGTCGCAGTATATGCCTTCATCTCTCCTTTCTACTCCGACGCCCAGCTCCCTATCATGCCCGATTGGCTTTTAGGTCTCGCCTTTGGCATCGGCGGGGCTATTGGCATGTATGTGGGCGCCAGGATACAGCGGTTCGTTCCGGCAAAAGCAATCAAGGCGCTCCTTGCCGCCTGCGTCCTCTTCATTGCGATTAAGTACGTAATTGAGTTTCTCAATTAGATATGAATTTGTGACAAAGACGGTTATTCGGAAAATGAATAAGCGTC is a window of Candidatus Zixiibacteriota bacterium DNA encoding:
- a CDS encoding sulfite exporter TauE/SafE family protein: MIEFAQSGVQTYWWLPTLVAFCISSLTSTGGVSGAVLILPFQVSFLSFGGPAVSPTNLLYNIVAIPSGVYRYYREKRMVWPLTWTIIIGTLPGIIAGAIIRIKYLPDPRAFKLFAGLVLLYVGMRLLLDLFKKKQESAKGNGNADFNVKPLEFNLRRIGYEFNGQPYYASTVGLFILSLIVGIIGGTYGIGGGAIIAPFLVTMFRLPVHSVAGAALLGTFITSVFGVAVYAFISPFYSDAQLPIMPDWLLGLAFGIGGAIGMYVGARIQRFVPAKAIKALLAACVLFIAIKYVIEFLN